One genomic region from Leptospira licerasiae serovar Varillal str. VAR 010 encodes:
- a CDS encoding RNA recognition motif domain-containing protein, whose product MKISVGNLPQEWKEEDLEKLFSKYGKAEHISIKKDKLTGRSLGYGSLEMEDGAAKKALEALNKYEVSGKVLTVVDADEWKKEFDKKQTVKGGPSHNKVHGSQTTGGFGSSVRRTGGRGK is encoded by the coding sequence ATGAAGATTTCAGTGGGCAATCTTCCCCAGGAATGGAAGGAAGAAGATTTGGAAAAATTATTCTCCAAATACGGAAAGGCCGAACATATTTCCATTAAAAAGGATAAACTCACGGGGAGATCTTTGGGTTACGGTTCTTTAGAAATGGAAGATGGGGCGGCAAAAAAGGCCCTGGAAGCTTTAAACAAGTACGAGGTTTCCGGAAAAGTATTAACGGTGGTAGACGCCGATGAATGGAAAAAGGAATTCGATAAAAAACAAACTGTGAAAGGTGGGCCAAGTCACAATAAGGTACATGGTAGCCAGACCACAGGAGGTTTTGGAAGTTCGGTCAGACGTACTGGAGGTAGAGGAAAATGA
- a CDS encoding PAS domain-containing sensor histidine kinase: protein MNQEHTLTNASSSQYRTLFEYQPLAAFLVEADGTIALVNQKFEDISGRKKTEIEGRMKWSQFAHPDDTESLMDAFMDRFKHEVPKVFSARTRLLSVNGYKKVYVRANRIPTEEGRVLVQLQELDEEGLLKDYSLEDSDYRWRSFLMEGMDFVVIMDLNGNVLFINKTFTGVPAEEIQGKNFFEVLKTSDSLKLQSVISRVLSTGKPEAFEEWSSFTGKRSHYYIRISPVTKQGEISAILLAISDTTQQKESDSDRLRRMESQRHRQKLEALGTLAAGVAHEINNPLTGILNYAELVRTQVEENESLSKNMEVIIRESERISGIVRSLLGFAHKEEGLKAHVSTGEILYSSIQLLMPFLVRDGIRVEGLDSLVDTNTEIPLVIGEPQKLKQVFLNLITNARDSLNEKYPFETDLKKFQVSQSVVERGDTRFVRVTVKDWGLGICEENLNRIFDPFFTTKPTSVGTGLGLSVSYEIVREMGGEIEVESSEDEFATFHIMIPASEKIS from the coding sequence TTGAATCAAGAACACACATTAACCAACGCATCTTCTTCCCAATATCGTACTCTATTTGAATACCAACCGTTAGCTGCTTTTTTAGTGGAAGCGGATGGGACAATTGCCTTAGTAAACCAAAAGTTCGAAGACATCTCCGGAAGAAAAAAAACGGAGATAGAAGGAAGAATGAAATGGTCCCAGTTCGCGCATCCGGACGATACGGAAAGCCTGATGGACGCATTCATGGACAGATTTAAGCATGAAGTCCCTAAAGTGTTTTCCGCAAGAACAAGACTTCTTTCCGTAAACGGATATAAGAAAGTATATGTAAGAGCGAACAGGATCCCGACGGAAGAAGGTAGAGTCCTTGTCCAATTACAAGAGTTGGATGAAGAAGGACTTCTAAAGGATTATTCTTTAGAAGATTCTGACTATCGCTGGCGTTCTTTCCTGATGGAGGGAATGGATTTTGTGGTTATCATGGATCTGAACGGGAATGTATTATTCATCAATAAAACGTTTACCGGCGTTCCTGCAGAAGAGATCCAAGGGAAAAACTTTTTCGAAGTATTAAAAACATCTGATTCATTAAAATTACAGTCTGTGATTTCCAGAGTATTGAGCACAGGAAAGCCGGAAGCATTCGAGGAATGGAGTAGTTTCACCGGCAAAAGAAGCCATTATTATATTAGAATTTCTCCCGTTACTAAACAGGGAGAGATCAGCGCAATCTTACTTGCGATCTCCGATACCACTCAACAAAAAGAGTCAGATTCAGATCGTTTGAGAAGAATGGAGTCTCAAAGACATAGACAAAAGTTGGAAGCTTTGGGGACTTTGGCCGCAGGTGTTGCGCACGAGATTAATAATCCTCTTACAGGTATATTAAATTACGCCGAACTTGTTCGCACTCAGGTAGAAGAGAACGAATCTCTTTCCAAAAATATGGAAGTGATCATCCGGGAAAGTGAAAGAATTTCCGGGATCGTAAGAAGTCTATTAGGTTTTGCTCATAAAGAAGAAGGTTTAAAGGCCCACGTTTCCACGGGAGAAATATTATATTCTTCCATTCAGCTTCTAATGCCATTTTTGGTACGGGATGGGATTCGAGTAGAAGGATTAGACAGTTTGGTGGACACAAACACCGAAATCCCGCTTGTGATCGGTGAACCTCAAAAACTAAAACAGGTTTTTCTAAACTTGATCACTAACGCACGAGACTCTTTGAACGAAAAATACCCTTTTGAGACCGATCTTAAGAAGTTCCAAGTATCACAATCGGTTGTTGAGAGGGGAGATACCCGGTTTGTTAGGGTCACTGTCAAAGATTGGGGACTCGGGATCTGCGAAGAGAATCTAAATCGGATTTTCGATCCATTCTTCACCACAAAACCAACCTCGGTCGGAACCGGGTTAGGACTTTCAGTCAGCTATGAGATCGTTCGGGAAATGGGCGGAGAGATAGAGGTAGAAAGTTCCGAGGATGAGTTCGCCACATTTCATATCATGATCCCGGCTTCGGAAAAGATTTCTTGA
- the pgsB gene encoding poly-gamma-glutamate synthase PgsB, translating into MSEFLILFPLLLIILGFGSVEYIFHIARRNKIPVRIHVNGTRGKSSVTRLIASGLKEGGFSVLAKTTGTVPRLILPNGDEKNIIRYGAPNILEQKFAIKEAVRQGANVIVLECMALLPFNQKVSEEKLIKATHAVITNVREDHLEIMGPEKKDVALAISGSIPESKILFTSEKEFFPFFEKISKRKNTEIVPARLEKYADLNYMQGFAYYEHPENVVLALEVCGSLGVKPEIAIQGMWSHSPDLGATFFTEYDIGTKRIAFANGFAANDPKSAADIWENAILRFTEFKYKVALVNCRKDRPERSEQMAKEILSWNKNIPDLILITGEETEVFKKTCSKLNVRNSKLEDLKYLNANEILNFLERSLPSDSMVVGLGNIGGLGLELLECLKRKEMQKG; encoded by the coding sequence GTGTCCGAATTTCTTATATTATTTCCATTGCTCCTGATCATATTGGGATTCGGATCGGTAGAATATATTTTTCATATCGCCAGAAGGAACAAGATCCCGGTCCGAATACATGTAAACGGAACTCGAGGAAAAAGTTCAGTCACAAGACTCATTGCATCCGGTTTAAAAGAAGGCGGGTTCTCCGTTCTTGCTAAAACCACAGGAACAGTTCCTAGACTGATCCTGCCTAACGGTGATGAAAAAAATATCATCAGATATGGCGCTCCCAACATTTTAGAGCAGAAGTTTGCGATCAAAGAAGCAGTTAGGCAAGGGGCGAATGTAATCGTTTTGGAATGTATGGCTCTTCTGCCGTTTAATCAGAAAGTTTCGGAAGAAAAATTAATCAAGGCTACTCATGCAGTCATCACGAATGTAAGAGAAGATCATTTGGAAATTATGGGCCCTGAGAAGAAGGACGTAGCTTTGGCTATAAGCGGCTCCATCCCGGAATCAAAAATCTTATTCACTTCGGAAAAGGAGTTTTTTCCGTTTTTTGAAAAGATAAGTAAAAGAAAGAATACGGAAATTGTTCCCGCTCGTCTCGAAAAATATGCTGATCTAAATTATATGCAAGGTTTTGCATATTATGAACATCCCGAAAACGTTGTTTTAGCCCTAGAAGTATGTGGATCCTTGGGGGTAAAACCCGAGATTGCGATCCAAGGAATGTGGTCCCATTCTCCGGATTTGGGGGCTACGTTCTTTACGGAATACGATATTGGGACAAAAAGAATCGCATTTGCAAACGGTTTTGCGGCGAACGATCCTAAATCCGCCGCAGATATTTGGGAGAATGCGATCCTCCGATTTACTGAATTCAAATATAAAGTCGCTCTTGTTAATTGTAGAAAGGACAGACCGGAAAGATCGGAACAAATGGCAAAAGAAATCCTTTCCTGGAATAAGAATATTCCAGACTTAATTTTGATTACGGGAGAAGAAACGGAGGTATTTAAAAAGACCTGTTCGAAGTTGAATGTAAGAAATTCTAAATTAGAAGATCTGAAATATTTAAATGCTAATGAAATACTAAATTTTTTAGAAAGGTCTCTACCTTCCGATTCGATGGTAGTCGGGCTTGGGAATATAGGCGGCTTGGGTTTAGAACTTCTGGAATGTTTAAAACGAAAGGAAATGCAGAAAGGTTAA
- a CDS encoding SpoIIE family protein phosphatase has product MSEAEEKTSGIRTPFQSASRKDVIRILERITDAFLSLDRELRILYANFEAEKLLDIIRENLVGKRLPEILPQFNYTSLFPAMIESMHSGLPKDLEILDPKENIWYEVRIFPSIEDIAVYLRDVTSRKEGEVKLKESEERLSELVRTSLDSILSVNESMEIVMMNPAAEKLFGYSSWEVNGKSLDFLLPSRHKKYISKVLYQVGENPDRGIFGPLRARRKNGTEPILEVSVSKVNTSSGKGYTLILRDITDRIFIQRKLRGTVEELKTVDRERLDLLQNLEAEVESRSKELSKFYRLMKEELNLAKRVQNSLLPPIDYSIPGVQTFVNYVPVMEVGGDWFDIFEFRPGVLRVILADATGHGVQAALVTMTIKGVYEPLKYLADSPLELIKGINIDYCRNFKNLQMYFSCFILDVDTVERKIRFASGGHPALLWKSKSGIKPLERTGSLLGLNAKMEYLEEEYDYSEGDSILMLTDGIFEEFDSEQNPFGEERIEKIYKESGLSGLELHSQIIKEMKAHLGEKDPQDDITLISLNLT; this is encoded by the coding sequence ATGTCAGAAGCAGAGGAAAAAACTTCCGGAATCCGAACTCCTTTCCAATCCGCTTCTAGAAAAGATGTAATTCGGATCTTAGAAAGAATTACGGACGCATTTTTGTCCTTAGACAGAGAGCTCAGGATATTATACGCCAACTTCGAAGCCGAAAAACTGCTGGATATTATCCGGGAGAATTTAGTCGGCAAAAGATTGCCCGAAATACTTCCTCAATTCAATTACACTTCCTTATTCCCCGCTATGATAGAGTCAATGCATTCCGGACTCCCCAAAGATCTGGAGATCTTAGATCCAAAGGAGAATATCTGGTACGAGGTCCGCATCTTTCCCTCTATCGAAGACATAGCGGTTTACTTGCGTGATGTAACTTCTAGAAAAGAAGGAGAAGTCAAACTCAAGGAATCGGAAGAAAGGCTTTCCGAACTTGTAAGAACTTCTTTAGATTCCATTCTTTCCGTGAACGAATCTATGGAAATCGTAATGATGAACCCTGCAGCGGAGAAGTTATTTGGATATTCTTCCTGGGAAGTAAATGGAAAGTCTTTGGATTTTCTACTTCCATCCAGACATAAAAAATATATTTCCAAAGTATTATATCAGGTGGGGGAAAATCCGGACCGGGGGATCTTTGGTCCACTTCGTGCGAGACGTAAGAACGGAACGGAACCCATTTTAGAAGTTTCCGTCTCCAAAGTAAACACTTCTTCCGGAAAAGGATATACTCTTATTCTTCGAGATATTACCGACAGAATTTTTATCCAAAGGAAATTAAGGGGAACAGTAGAAGAGCTCAAAACGGTCGACAGAGAAAGGTTGGACCTCCTACAAAATTTGGAAGCGGAAGTGGAATCCCGGTCTAAAGAACTTTCCAAATTTTATCGTTTAATGAAAGAGGAATTGAATCTGGCTAAAAGAGTGCAGAACAGTTTGCTTCCTCCGATCGATTATTCCATTCCGGGAGTTCAGACTTTTGTAAATTACGTTCCGGTAATGGAAGTTGGAGGGGATTGGTTCGATATATTCGAATTTCGTCCCGGAGTCCTTAGGGTAATCCTGGCAGATGCTACCGGTCATGGGGTCCAGGCTGCACTTGTGACGATGACAATCAAGGGGGTTTACGAACCTCTAAAATATTTGGCTGATTCTCCTTTAGAACTGATCAAAGGGATCAATATAGATTATTGCAGAAATTTCAAAAATCTGCAGATGTATTTTTCCTGTTTTATCTTGGATGTGGATACGGTAGAAAGAAAAATCAGATTCGCATCCGGAGGTCACCCGGCACTTTTATGGAAGTCCAAATCAGGGATTAAACCTTTGGAAAGAACGGGATCTCTTTTAGGTTTGAATGCAAAAATGGAATATCTGGAAGAAGAATACGATTATTCGGAGGGAGATTCCATATTAATGTTAACCGACGGGATCTTTGAGGAATTCGATTCCGAACAAAATCCTTTCGGAGAAGAACGGATCGAAAAAATTTACAAAGAGTCCGGACTGAGCGGACTAGAATTACATTCTCAGATCATAAAGGAAATGAAAGCCCATTTGGGAGAAAAGGATCCACAAGACGATATCACATTGATTTCTTTAAACCTGACCTAA
- a CDS encoding FKBP-type peptidyl-prolyl cis-trans isomerase has product MNLKRIHILTAILISAFVLSLGVFAQGSGLVIKDIKKGTGKEAFNGSNVTVHYTGWLTNGKKFDSSKDRGTPFRFDLGAGQVIRGWDKGVQGMKEGGVRKLTIPPEMGYGSSGAGTIPPNSTLIFEVELLKVY; this is encoded by the coding sequence ATGAATTTAAAAAGAATCCATATATTAACCGCAATTTTAATCTCAGCATTCGTTCTGAGCCTGGGAGTATTCGCTCAAGGCAGCGGTCTGGTGATTAAAGACATCAAAAAGGGGACCGGAAAAGAGGCCTTCAATGGGTCTAACGTAACAGTTCACTATACAGGTTGGCTTACCAACGGAAAAAAATTCGATAGCTCCAAAGACAGAGGAACCCCGTTCCGTTTTGACCTAGGTGCTGGACAAGTGATCCGAGGCTGGGATAAAGGGGTCCAAGGTATGAAAGAAGGTGGGGTCCGTAAATTGACCATCCCTCCCGAAATGGGCTACGGAAGCTCAGGAGCCGGCACCATCCCTCCGAATTCTACCCTGATCTTCGAAGTAGAATTACTGAAAGTTTACTGA
- the pgsC gene encoding poly-gamma-glutamate biosynthesis protein PgsC — translation MDLLSISIGLGLGISLFFSEFFGIAGGLVVPGYFALRFQEPISILLTLFVSACVFGLGKIISKFVILYGKRRTAILLLLGFVLDTICNEWFFPLFFTEMIHLGSEVKAVGHIIPGLIAVWMDRQGWLETFASLLTASVIVRLILILFLGKELLP, via the coding sequence ATGGATTTATTAAGCATTTCTATAGGATTAGGTTTAGGGATCAGTTTATTCTTTTCCGAATTTTTCGGGATAGCCGGCGGGCTCGTAGTCCCGGGGTATTTCGCATTAAGATTTCAGGAACCAATCAGCATTCTTCTGACATTATTCGTGAGTGCTTGTGTTTTCGGTTTAGGAAAGATTATTTCAAAATTTGTAATATTGTACGGAAAAAGAAGGACTGCAATTCTTCTCTTGCTCGGCTTCGTGTTGGATACAATCTGCAACGAATGGTTTTTTCCCTTGTTTTTTACGGAAATGATCCATCTGGGATCGGAAGTAAAGGCGGTCGGTCATATCATTCCTGGGCTTATCGCAGTTTGGATGGATAGACAAGGTTGGTTGGAAACTTTTGCATCTTTACTCACTGCTTCCGTAATCGTTCGTTTGATATTAATTTTATTTCTCGGAAAGGAGTTATTGCCTTGA
- the pgsW gene encoding poly-gamma-glutamate system protein, translated as MYWKSSDKSVVYYLVLALFSIFGMYLVEHFRSEKIQEHYSEKIEAAKLTEKAFEEIKLYKGSKNKKIDLDFDPSGSGLIGEFFTPITSNLGSLRAKQTSINPNFGALVLEYLIQAGVQKKDTVAVSLSGSFPALNIAVYSAAKTLELKLVIISSMTSSQWGANDPELLWPDMEILFYTKGLFPYRSLAYSWGGIEDQAFGISKEGFKKLQNSVSKNSLTMLHSKNYSESLEERIGLYSSEIPILKYKAYINVGGGTVSVGTKKNAGEFSPGLNLKHPVIRDGKDSVMRRFANLGIPIIHLVRVEELATQNGFTIQPKKIPAIGEGKIFKRSEYDLRLASAVLTGILILLYVFFKRDHFIEEDRDESL; from the coding sequence ATGTATTGGAAATCTTCCGACAAATCCGTCGTCTATTACCTGGTCCTTGCATTATTTTCGATTTTTGGAATGTATCTTGTGGAACATTTTCGTTCCGAAAAAATACAAGAACACTATTCCGAAAAAATAGAAGCTGCAAAACTCACTGAAAAAGCGTTCGAAGAGATTAAGCTATACAAAGGATCTAAGAACAAAAAGATCGATTTGGATTTTGATCCTTCCGGTTCCGGACTGATCGGAGAATTTTTTACTCCTATTACTAGCAATTTAGGATCGCTTCGAGCAAAACAAACCTCTATTAATCCGAACTTTGGCGCTTTAGTTTTAGAGTATTTGATACAAGCAGGTGTTCAAAAAAAAGATACAGTTGCAGTTTCTCTTTCCGGTTCTTTTCCTGCTTTGAATATTGCAGTGTATTCCGCCGCTAAAACTTTGGAACTGAAACTCGTAATTATCTCTAGTATGACTTCTTCCCAATGGGGTGCGAACGATCCCGAACTTTTATGGCCGGATATGGAGATATTATTTTATACCAAAGGGTTATTTCCTTATAGGTCCTTAGCCTATAGTTGGGGAGGAATAGAGGACCAAGCTTTCGGAATATCGAAAGAAGGGTTTAAGAAGCTACAAAATTCCGTCTCCAAAAATTCTCTCACAATGCTCCATTCTAAAAACTACTCGGAAAGTCTGGAGGAAAGAATAGGATTATATTCTTCGGAGATCCCTATTCTGAAATACAAGGCTTATATCAATGTGGGCGGAGGGACTGTTTCCGTCGGAACCAAAAAGAATGCGGGAGAATTTTCACCCGGTTTGAATCTGAAACATCCCGTGATCAGAGACGGAAAAGATTCCGTCATGAGACGATTCGCAAATTTAGGAATTCCGATCATTCATTTGGTCCGAGTAGAGGAGCTTGCGACTCAAAACGGATTTACGATCCAGCCTAAAAAGATCCCGGCTATTGGAGAAGGTAAAATATTCAAAAGATCCGAATATGATCTTCGTTTGGCGTCGGCAGTTTTAACAGGGATCTTAATTTTGCTTTATGTATTTTTTAAAAGAGACCATTTTATCGAAGAAGACAGGGACGAGTCGCTTTAA